The Mycobacterium sp. EPa45 genomic interval CCGGCAGCGGACTGGCGATCACCGCCGGGCAGATCGGCGTCGCCGCCGCCATCTACGTCGTTGGCGCCTGCCTCGGCGCGCTGGTGTTCGGTCAGCTCACCGACCGGTTCGGCCGCAAGAAGCTGTTCCTGCTGACGCTCGGTCTCTACCTGGCGGCCACTGTCGCGACGGCGTTCTCATTCGCGCCCTGGTATTTCTTCCTCACCCGCTTCCTTACCGGCGCGGGTATCGGCGGCGAATACGCGGCAGTCAATTCCGCTGTGGACGAACTGATTCCGGCACGCAATCGCGGCCGAGTCGACCTGGCCATCAACGGGTCCTACTGGCTTGGCGCGGCGTTGGGTGCTGCAGGCTCGCTGGTCCTGCTCAACGGAGACTGGGTGCCGCTGAACCTCGGCTGGCGACTGGCATTCGGGATTGGCGCTACGTTCGGTCTCGTGGTGTTACTCGTTCGCCGCAACGTTCCGGAAAGCCCGCGCTGGCTGTTCATCCATGGCCGTGAGGAAGAAGCCGAACGCATCGTCGACGACATCGAACGCGACGTGGTCGCCCGCACCGGTGCGGATCTCGACGAGCCGGATCGTGAGCTGACCATCCATCAGCGCCACACCATCGGCTTCCGCGAGATCGCGCATGTGGCGTTTACCCGCTACCCCAAGCGCGCGGTCCTCGGCTTGGCGTTGTTCATCGGACAGGCGTTCTTGTACAACGCGGTCACGTTCAACCTCGGCACCCTGCTCAACAGCTTCTACGGGGTCTCGTCCGGAATCGTGCCGGCCTTCTTCATCGTTTGGGCGGCAGGCAATTTCACCGGGCCATTGATCCTGGGGCGCTTGTTCGACACCGTGGGACGCAAGCCGATGATCGCGCTGTCCTATCTGGGGTCGGCGGTGATCACCGTCGTGCTCACTGCGGTGTTCGTCGCGCAGACCGGCGGCCTGTGGTTGTTCATGGCCGTGCTCGTGGTCAC includes:
- a CDS encoding MFS transporter, with translation MTIGGQTKTITTNVPARLDRLPWSKFHWRVVIGLGSAWVLDGLEVTMVGNVSARLTEPGSGLAITAGQIGVAAAIYVVGACLGALVFGQLTDRFGRKKLFLLTLGLYLAATVATAFSFAPWYFFLTRFLTGAGIGGEYAAVNSAVDELIPARNRGRVDLAINGSYWLGAALGAAGSLVLLNGDWVPLNLGWRLAFGIGATFGLVVLLVRRNVPESPRWLFIHGREEEAERIVDDIERDVVARTGADLDEPDRELTIHQRHTIGFREIAHVAFTRYPKRAVLGLALFIGQAFLYNAVTFNLGTLLNSFYGVSSGIVPAFFIVWAAGNFTGPLILGRLFDTVGRKPMIALSYLGSAVITVVLTAVFVAQTGGLWLFMAVLVVTFFLASSGASAAYLTVSEIFPMETRALAIAFFYAVGTAIGGITGPLLFGQLIGSGERGLVAVAFLIGAVVMAIGGLVELAWGVKAEGRQLEDIAAPLTAADEAKR